The genomic segment CATCTCACTGTATCCTGTCGCCAGCAAGAGCACCTCCGACAACAACAACGACAACAGCGAGCAGCACAAGATATGTCTATCTACGATACAGAGTTCTCTCGCCGTATCCGCTCGTCAATCCCAGTACCGCCGTCACCTGTTTCTCAGTCACCAAGATATGACCTTCGATCAGCAAACCCGGCGGTCGCCAGCAGCAGTCGCTTGGGGCCAGCAAGTGTGGAAGCTCTAGAGGGCAAGATGGATGTGTTTGGAAGCATTGGAATGACTCCCACCAAGAGCTCAAGCCCTAGGATAAAGGGGAAGGGGGTCGCCAGAGAGTATGGAGACAGGTGAGTTTAGAGCCACGCAAGCTGTGAGCGGGTGGTGTGCTGGGCTGCTTGTTGTGTCCAAGCGCAGGGTCAATTTTCATGTGGCTTTTTGTGATGAGGAGCATATTGTTGCTAGTCATGAAGCAGCTTAGCCCTCAGGtgttgaggaggaaaagactGAGGCTGACGTTTCGTCAGGTTCATACCGACGAGGGATGGGTCCGATCTGCATGCTGCTTACCAGTTCATGGAAGGTGTGAGGGGGCAAGTCAAAGTCAAaacgagaaggaaaagcGGGCAACTACCTAATGATGGTGACGTCCGAAGAGGCATGTCATTTTGTATAGAGAGAAGTAGATTGTTCCTAATCATGAGACAGAGCAAGTGCAAGCAACCTTTACTCATCTTCTGAAGACCGaactctttccttctcctaACTCATCACCTCGCCCAAATAATCAGCCTACAAAGACAAGACATCAGAAGCTTGCTCAACCCATGACATTTGATAACTCGAATATACCATCAAATCCACCTTCTTACCCCGTTTCTAGCGCTGGAAACACCCCTTTACATCATCGCCCACCACCTATGGCCCTTCCAGCTTCTGGACCTGCTAATCTTTCAGGAGTACCAACGGAAAGGGAACTGTCTCCAGCGTCAACATTACCACCTTTACCTATGCATGCGCCTTCGACACCCACTTCGGGTCATGGTCGTCCTCCAGGAGCAGGTCCCAGTTCGTCTCACCACAGGGCCCACCAGTCTCAGGTGGCTCTCACTGCATCTGCAACACGGGGCGAATCCCCTTCTCAATCCGCAACCCGGCGGTCTGCTTTCTCCCCTCCACCCAATTCAACAACAAATGGTGGTTTCTCTCCTTCGACACCCACGAAGAAACGCATCTTGAATTTTGCATCACCAAGTCGGACGGCAGGATTAAATGGTGTGACGAATCGAGGAGAGACGCTGGATGACATGAGTCACCCTGCATATAGTCTTAGTCCTGTCGGTAAAGAGTCCCACCGAGTTCTGTTGAGTCCACAAAAGGGCGTACGTGCTATACCCAAAACACCATTCAAAGTCCTCGATGCGCCTGATCTCGCAGATGATTTCTACCTCAATTTAGTCTCATGGTCAGCTTCGAACGTGCTCGGCGTTGGTCTTAACTCTTGCGTTTACCTTTGGAGCGCACAGACCAGCAAAGTAACGAAGCTGTGCGACCTTGCTGCTGGGGTGGAAGTTGGTGAAGGTGGGGACGTGATCACTGGATTGGAGTGGACAAATAAAGGCAGCACATTGGCTATTGGTACCAACAATGGTCTAGTAGAGATCTGGGATGCCGAATATTGCAAACGTATTCGTGTTATGTCTGGTCACTCGGGGCGCGTTGGTGCCCTTGCTTGGAATTCGCATATTCTTTCATCAGGTTCACGCGACCGTACCATTCTCCATCGTGATACACGTATACCAGACCAGTATATCCGCCGCCTGCAAGGCCACCATAAACAAGAAGTTTGTGGTCTCCGCTGGAACTGCGATACCGACCAGCTGGCGAGTGGAGGTAACGATAACAAACTGTTTGTTTGGGGAGGAGTCGACGCGAGGCCGACATGGAGGTTTGGCGAGCACCGCGCGGCTGTCAAGGCCATAGCCTGGAGCCCACATCAAAGAGGATTACTTGCTAGTGGAGGCGGTACGGCGGACAAGAAGATCCGATTCTGGAATAGTTTGACGGGTGGGTTGGTCAGTGAGGTTGACACGGGCAGTCAAGTGAGTTAAATTTTTGTTTCCTACCCATCGGTCAATATAATAAAGCTGACAAGCGCTTTAGGTGTGTAATCTCATGTGGTCCAAAAACTCCAACGAGATCGTTTCTACTCACGGTTATTCTGGCGGACCCATCTCTAACCAGATTCACATCTGGAAATATCCTTCCATGACCCAAATTGCCACTTTGACTGGCCACAACTATCGTGTCCTCTACCTTGCCATGAGCCCTGATGGCCAAACGATTGTGACTGGAGCAGGAGATGAAACGCTGAGGTTTTGGAATGCGTTCcaaaaagcaaaagggGAAGTGGGTTACACCAAAGGGCCGGTTGGAGCGACTGTGGGTGGCTTCAGTGGACTGAGATGAGAGAGAATCGTACGCTCGGTAGAAAGTCATAGGGGAAGGCTATGTTCGAACCGGTGCGACACATACTTTTAAGTAGAGTATCATGTCTTAATGTGCTGGCTACGATTTATGGTTGTTTTATATTATGCACGTGCTTTGTAGCCTATCAATTGGTTTGATGTGTTGGCGTCAATGCCATCTTCATGAACGTGTGACAGACAGATTAAAATGAGACTGGGGTTATTGAGACTGTAAAAACAACGGTTCATATCTGTCGCATTTGTGACCTAAAATAAACGCATACTGTGATAGTAAAACCAATCCTCCTCTTTGACACTCCTCTTGCAATTAATGATGAAAGCCATAAATGCAAAGACTCTTAACACTCGTACATGTCACGCGTAATACTACTTGTACTACTACTACTTTGACctaaagaaaaagaagtcCTAAAACTAACTACTATGTTGCTAAAAACACTTGGGAATGAAACAAGATGGTTGCTATCGAACCatggaaagagaggagaggagaggaggataaCGGTGCGTATTTGTTGAGAAAATGAGGATCGAGGTGTGTTTTAATTGCTGATACATATTCGGTGTGTGGCTTGAGAATAATGTGTTGGAGAACGCAATACGAGATTGTAGATGAGGTCggagagaaaaggatgggatggagaaaagatgacGTCCTTAATGGTATGAGTCACTGTTGAGAGGAAGGGGGTCAGGGTGACCCTTAATTCTAAATTGCGTGAACACCGGGATATGACTAATGAATATTCCGTCAGTTGACAAATCCAAACATGTATAGTTGCTTCTCAAGATGCTCCATGGACTTACTCTGAAGGGAAGTGCGCATTCGGGAAACCGACCGTCTTGTCCAAATACGCCTTATCCACATCGCCAAGCACACTCGTCACTTTCATTGTTCGGGGTGTGTAGAATACATAATCAATTGCTGCGGCAAATGTTGGTGTGAAGTtggtcatcttcatttctcCTATTCCCGCACAAGCTGAGCGGAGTCCCAGGTGGTGCTTCAAGCCAGAAGCAGTGTATCGGCCGTAGAGATGAGACATAAAGTCTTCGTGATCACCAGGTATCGAGCCCGAGGAGAGATAGTCGTACACCGCAGAACCGGAGAAGGAGTTGAGATCGACACACATGATAAGAGGGATATCTCGGCCCTTTTCAGAACGCTCGTATTTAGGTGGTTTACCATTGTTGTACTCTGGGTCGGTATCTAGCTTGACGGGATATTTAGAGAATTGCTCAACAATCTTTTCGAGCTCTTCCATGAGCATACCAATCTGAACAAGCTTGACGTCTCGGTATCGGTGGTCCCAGTAAATGTGCGAGTTGGCAACGAGCAGTCGACCACCAGAGGTGCGGAATTCGAGAGCGGCGACGACGGCAATGTTGTCTCGCGACATGACACGGTTGAACATGTCTTCTGTACGCATATCTGTCTTTTGAAGGGCCAGCTGATTGAACTCGATGACTTGCGTTTCCACCAAGCGGAACCTATGAGAGAGCCGGATCAGTTGTCTGCCGCCTAAAAACAATGTTTTGGCTTGTTTCGAGATCACTtacttttcttctttccagaAAGTCGCGCAACCATCAACCAACTTTTGCTCATCTGCTGACATTGTCTTGGCTCTTGATCTAGGATAGTGCTGCCCCTCAtatccctccttcttcaacatAGGATAAAAGTAGTCGGCATATTGTTTGCAATCAATTTCCTGCAAACACACAACATCTGCCGAGGCAGTGACGATTTCTTCCAAAAGTAATCTCTTTCTGTAATCCCAATCAAGCGCCCAAGAAGGAGTATAGCTGTAGGTGGTCGCAGGGGCAAATGAGGCGCAAAGGATGTTGTAGGTGAGGACAGAGAAGGATTCTTGTTTGCCTGACGTTGGGGTATCGACATCGGTTTCGAGATCAATCCACTGTCTCTCAGGAGGcgggggaggaggaggggcgTGATCACGGAGATAGGTGATGAGACCTTTTGTACCATCTTCAACGAGCTTCTTCCGATAGTCGGCGTTCATCGGATTTCCATCGATACCCAAACAATCGAGCTGATACAAAGTACCAAGCTCAAACGGGAGGGTAGTAAGGTTGTTGTCAAACAACAAGAGATCCTTGAGTTTACACAAGACACCGATTTCGGGAGGAATTGTAGAGAGTTCGTTGCCTGTAGCGTCGAGGAGAGTGAGTTGgcggagagaagagattgcTGATGGGATGGATGTGAGGGCATTGTGGTTAATGTACAGGGATGTAACGTGGGTAAATGAGAACAGGGCAGTGGATAAACGTTTCAAGCGTATACCGCCGAGATCAAGACCTGTCCAAGGCTCATTGggcttttcctcctccttggACTCGGTCAGACTTGCCCCGGGGGCAGGGGTGGCAGGTTCGGCGGGATTTTGAGCAGGAGTAAGAGAAGGGTCGGATAAAGGAGGTGTGCCGGTAGGTTCGGCGTTAAACACAGATGAGGCATTCTTCCGGTGTAGTCCATTAGTACTAtatgaagatgatggccGGGTATTGGGGTCGACAATGGGCACGGCTGAAGGCTTATTGGTAGctcttgaggagatggcAGCTGCACGTGCACGGTGATGCGGTGAAGAAGCTGACCTTGACGCTTCAGCACGCACCATTTGCGTCTGCCAGTGACTCGTCATCGGTACGGGTTCTCCTCTTGGAGGACTCGTCTGCACGCCATTCTGAAACATTCCCATTCCAAATCCTGGCCCGTGTCCCATACCACCATTCCCTCCCATCCCCGACCCAAAAGACGGATGAGGTCCGTGAATACCGCTGTGGACATTAACATtcggatgatgatgtccgCCTGGAGGAGGATATCCGCTGCCTAAAGGAGGGTAACCCGAAGGTGACGGCATGGGAAGACTGGGAGTAAATGAAGGATGTGAGGGATGTCGTGACCATGAGGACGTCCCTGGAAGTCTCACATCTTGGCTGTCATGGTGCTTTGAGGCACTGGTGGTTGTGGACTGCTGAGACTGGTGATGGGGATAGAACATTGGCTGTGGTGTGAGCTTTGCCGGGCGAGCTTCGCGTACCTCTTTAATCTTGCGGTGTTGCCTGGGCGTGTAGTGCGCATCCGCTGGTTCTTGTCTGGGtaggaagaagagatgtggATGCGAGATGAGATGTAGATACGCGCACAAAGACGAAGCTTGAGTCACCGACTGGGGCCGAACGCTCACTTGCGATAATGGTTCCGGCGGTACGGCGTTATATCTGTATGGCACACGGGCCACCCACTGGGATCGGGACACCTGGCGCACATTAGCAGCCGCTGGGCCCAGGGTGTAACGCACTTAGATCGGGGCCACTTGATCCT from the Cryptococcus decagattii chromosome 4, complete sequence genome contains:
- a CDS encoding glucose-repressible alcohol dehydrogenase transcriptional effector is translated as MFYPHHQSQQSTTTSASKHHDSQDVRLPGTSSWSRHPSHPSFTPSLPMPSPSGYPPLGSGYPPPGGHHHPNVNVHSGIHGPHPSFGSGMGGNGGMGHGPGFGMGMFQNGVQTSPPRGEPVPMTSHWQTQMVRAEASRSASSPHHRARAAAISSRATNKPSAVPIVDPNTRPSSSYSTNGLHRKNASSVFNAEPTGTPPLSDPSLTPAQNPAEPATPAPGASLTESKEEEKPNEPWTGLDLGGIRLKRLSTALFSFTHVTSLYINHNALTSIPSAISSLRQLTLLDATGNELSTIPPEIGVLCKLKDLLLFDNNLTTLPFELGTLYQLDCLGIDGNPMNADYRKKLVEDGTKGLITYLRDHAPPPPPPPERQWIDLETDVDTPTSGKQESFSVLTYNILCASFAPATTYSYTPSWALDWDYRKRLLLEEIVTASADVVCLQEIDCKQYADYFYPMLKKEGYEGQHYPRSRAKTMSADEQKLVDGCATFWKEEKFRLVETQVIEFNQLALQKTDMRTEDMFNRVMSRDNIAVVAALEFRTSGGRLLVANSHIYWDHRYRDVKLVQIGMLMEELEKIVEQFSKYPVKLDTDPEYNNGKPPKYERSEKGRDIPLIMCVDLNSFSGSAVYDYLSSGSIPGDHEDFMSHLYGRYTASGLKHHLGLRSACAGIGEMKMTNFTPTFAAAIDYVFYTPRTMKVTSVLGDVDKAYLDKTVGFPNAHFPSDHIPVFTQFRIKGHPDPLPLNSDSYH